The following DNA comes from Phaeodactylum tricornutum CCAP 1055/1 PHATR_bd_9x21 genomic scaffold, whole genome shotgun sequence.
CTCAATTGCGCCATGGCAGATTCTGTGGCATCACAGAAACTGCGCATCGAATTGACTGGTGACGAGTTCAGTAGCGACATTGGCCACGGTCGCGTTGCGGCGGgttgctgcaaattcgagAATATTTTTTTCGTGGTTCGTTGTGTGCGTGTATTGGCGGATCGGAGCAAGGGGATTGTCACATCGCTCCTCGCTGTCGACTGGCTTTCAGTAACTGGCGACGGTTGATAGGCTGGAGGTgtattggtgctggtcaGCCAATCACTGAGAGGACGGGATAGCAATGAAAGCAATTCCGGTTCGTTGGCTCGAAAGCGCTTGGCGTACGAAAGAGGATCCCATCGCGATTCTGGATTGGTTTTTATCAGGGCCAAAGGGCAGGCCTGGATCACAACTCTGATAATTTCAACGTTGCAGGAGCTCTGTACAGCTACTTGCAACGGTGACAGCCCTTGTTTGGGAACAGACGCAACTCTGGGGTTGATCTGAATCATGGAAGCGATGATGTCAACGGAAGCATGATGTTTCAAAGCCAAACACAACATGTGGTAAGTCATGAGGGACGGGTTGGAATACAACAAGGCTTTGGATTTTTGCCAGTGTGTTACAGCGAATACCCTTGACAGTGATAGAAGTGACGCCGTAAGGTTGGTGCTATTCAAGGCATCGTCCTCCGTGGCCACGTCGCGatattttgctttttggcttgtcgttgttgttgctgtcgtccGGGACATGATGTGGAAGTGGGCAGATGTCTCTGTTCCAGGATTTTGTGTGGGAGAGGGAACAGATCTTTCACTCTTCGTCGTTGAGAAACTAGCGGCACCTTATTTCTCGGAGGCGCTCCATTGTGTCAGGTTTTTCTTGTGCATTTCTCCGACTCGGCCACCGTGGATGAAACGCGTCTCTATCCGTTGGAGTGGAGTAGTGTTGCGTTGCGTTGTCTCTATGGCTGACTGCACCGCTCACGGTCAATACATAAGTATGATGCAAAGAGGGCAAGAACCAATTCCAATCAAGTTTTCGTGAACCTTGGAACGTTCGCGAAGTGAGTGTGAATGTCTGGACGACATGATAGTCTACATCACCTCTCGTCAACAATGAAAGTCTGTCCGCTATACGACCTTGTCACAACAAAATTTGACTCCGTTACCGAATCGAAAGCGAAAACTCCGCCATCAACAGGTAAAAGATCGCTTCACCATTTGTAGGAGTCTTCAATCCGGCAAAGAACTCTGTGGTAGAACATTGTTTCGTTTATTGGAAGAATGTGGAAGAAACTTTTTCAACAGTGGCTCTTAGTAGTGGCAATTACGCGGAACATGGCCTCTGCTTTTGCGTTCCAGCCGCAACACCGACGGCGGAGTGAGAGCCATCACCTTCGTACAGGCAGTGTCCAGCAGAAGCGGCCGTCGTCCTTTGTAGGGTCGCACGCCCCTTACACTAGTTCAAGGACAACGTTGAAAGGTATCGTAAATCCAGATTCCTTCTTCACCGATGACGAATGGCATCCACACGATCCTGCCTTTACCACGCCCCAGCTATTGGCCGGCGTCTGGGATCAAATTGCGCATGCTGGAACCATGTCGAAAGGAGTAAGTCTGCGTCGCGCTATAGATTGGCAAAGAAATTGATACGCAGGAATTGAGGGTTGACGGATTGGTCTCGTCTTTACATGCTGCTCGTCAAAACTTTTGTTCTATCTGCACCGACACAAAGATTCATTCCGTCTCATGTGTTTCCTGATCAATTCCTTTTTGTCCCCTGACTTAGGAAACAAATACGGTGATTTATCCGCAAATTCAAGATAAATTCACACCCCGCTATCTCAATCTACTCATGGGCCATCTGGACTTTTGCAAAGACGTTTGCGACCACTTTGGTATCTCAACGGCACTGGTGCCGTACCAGAAAGACGGCAAGATTGTCGGATTTACTGTGAAAAGCTTCAGGAACAGCGAAAGTAAAGAAGACGAGTACGAGTTTGGCTACGATCCCTTTTGGGATGATGGGACGGATTTTGATAACCTCTACGCGGGTGTagatgacgacgatatgGCCAAGGATCCTTATCCGGCGATTGAAGTAGTCGTTccggacgatgacgaagacatTATTGACATTACTAAAGCATGGGTCGGTAAGATGATGACAGATATGGGACTTTGTCCGTTTACTGCTGGTCCTGAACAAGCCGGTTTGCCGATGGGCAACGTGCACTACGAAGTCGATCGTAGCACGGGAGTCGAAGAGATGTACGCCAAATACTGGCACGAGGTGGTTCGGGTCGAGCaaaacaaggaaaaagacaTTTCCACCACGCTACTGATCGTCCCTGAGTTCATGAGAGACAACGTAGAGCTTTttgagtcgttttcgaatacTTTGACGCAACCCTTGACGGCCTTAGACGTCGAAGATTTGCTGCAACTGGTCTTTTTCCATCCTCAGTGGGTGTTTAGGGATGGCAATGCTCGTGCTGGTGAAGCCCAGGCTGGCAACTATGCTCGAAGATCACCTTGGCCCATGATCAATATATTACGGACCAGCCAAGTACGGGCCGCCCAAAAGGGCATTCCGACTGGTCTCGTCTacaaacaaaatgaaaagaCATTGTCGTCTCTTGGCGTCGACCAGTTGGAAACTATGCTACGACTACGAGATTGGAGTGGGATTGCTGATTTCAAGGTCAATCGCCGGGAATATGATGCACTCAAAATTGCACAGGACTATCAAAGAACAGGAAAGCTTTCTGAGGAAGACATGTCGCTGGCAAGCGATTGTACCCCCGCCGCCAACAAGATCGACCGATCTCAGGTGGAGCAAGGTAATCTTGTCAATGTCTTGTTGCAAGCCCTGGAAAAACGATTGGGAAAGAGCGAAGGTGGCGTAATTTCACCCTTGAGCGGACCCGAGACCAGTGCCACGGCAATGGCTGGTGATGTCTTAATTGAAGAATTGGATAGGATTGCTTCGAGAGGCACCACTCCTATCGCAAACGTTGAAGAAATAGTACTATCCAAAACAGAACCAATTCAGCTGGAAGAGGACCAAGTAGTGAGACAGGATACAGAACAGGAAGGCGTCCCGAAAGAAGTAGAATTGGCACGGAAAAAACGAACCGAAGCGGCTCGAAGAGCTATGCTGGACGATATTGATGAAGAACCGTCTGCTTCCGGACGAGAAGCTATTGGTGGAGACCCATTGACCGATGCCTTGTTTGGAAGAGGCGGCATTCCCGATGTTGCGGACGATGATGAGTTAAAAGGTGTGGACCCTAGCTCTTTATTCTAATTAATGCATCCACCACGCAGTATGTCTTTTCGAGGCGTTATGCTACCCACGAAATCATTTTCGTTCGCGATGACGCACTTGCAAATCGTTGGCGGCATAGCACATCATTGCATCGTTGGCTATCGAAATGATACAAGCGTTAGATTGATTGATTAACGGTAAAGCAACATGTAAAGATTTACTCGTCGAAAGCCGCGGTGTGGAGTTCTCGATCAGTCGCCATTTTACCGTATTCACGCAAAGCAAGATAGGTACCCTGATGACATCATTCAGCCCTCTATACCTTACATCACCGAAAcacttttccatttttgaaaTCCAGCATCACCCTTACGAACTTCGCCTATTGTCATTGTACGTCGTCTTCGTGTTCTACGTCGTCGAACACTTGTACACGATGCCGTTGCCAAGATCGTTGCCAGGAGTCCTCCGTATAGCAAAAACAGAGAGGTAACGGTGGGTGCGGTTTTCCCCAATAAATCTCGCTCTGCTAGCTTTGGTTCCCTGTGTCTCTGCTGTTTCCTGAGTGTAGCTTCTTTCAGCGCCGGTTCCTGGTCTCGATTCATAATTTTGCGAGGCTTTCGCGGGCGTCGCCATTCTCGCGCCCCTGCTTGTCTCTCTTCGTGTGGCATCTCTACTGCTTCCTCCGACTTTTTGACATATCCTTCTTCTGCCATCAAAGCATGCAATGCTTTTTTCGTCTGCAActtacttacagttaaatcAATGACCTCCACTTTGCTCCCTCCTTCGTTATATATGTGCATGACCGCTCGACGACCCGTAACGTAGGTCACATTAACCCCCACATACCATTCTGCTTCGCCGTCTTTGAGAAAGCTTTTGAGCTCGGGCATGCGGTTTAACATTCATCCTCCACAGGAAACGATGTCGGCTTCCGGGCTGGCGAATGAGTAAGCAAGGAAGCAAAACGCCAGCAAATGAGCGCACCTGAAAAGACTCGTGATTCTATTTTTCATCTTTCTGTGTTTCGCTGGGTTGTTATTCACTTTCACTATTCGCTGCACTGCTCTGTGGCGTTTCCAGGAAAGTACAACAATCTTTCGAAGTTATGGCACAATTTCGGTTGATGTCTCAAGGTAGGAGGAACGACCGCTTTGAAAGTTCCTTGTAGTGTTAGGAAAACTGTCAGGCGATCGCTGTGCTGGCCCTTTTTTTACGTTGATACACGACAACCGATCGGACCAACTGTAGCTGGCTGGGTATGAAAACACTAGCAGTAACACTAGTTAAACTCGGCGCAAAGTGTGAACTTTTGGCGTCTGCATACAGCACTGGCTTCTGAAAGTTCCATACTGTAGATTATTACAATCTACCTTATCCATTTGCGAGATTGACTAACCACAAATTACAGGCCAATCTCATTTCCACTTTCCCACCCTATGCAGTAGAAAGTCTTTCAACCAGCTCTGCCTTGCGTCCACTAACAGGCAAGCCGGCCTCCTTAAGTTTTCCTTTCAACTCAGCCACTGTTAGAGACTCTAGGTTGGCCCCTGTCACTAATACCGATTCAGAGCTGGATTGCGACTCCCCTTCATCCGCAATGGCGCCTTCATTGAAAAAGTCGTCCATCGCTGACGACAGAACTTCGTCCTCGATTTCGCTGTCCTCCAAAGCACCATATCCATTTTCCTGTTTGTACTGCACAGGGATCCTCTGAGATGGCCGGTCGACTACAACAGAGTATTCGTCGACGGTAATGGACCATTCACGGGTGCGATCATCAATTGAAATTGAAAAGTTGTCTCTGAGCTCATCGCGGACTTCATCCGCTGCCTCGTAGTCTCTATTTGTCTTGTGCACTAGCCGCGATGCAAGTTGCTTTTGAATGTAGACAATCGTGTCCTCGTCAAATCCATGATCCCCGCCCGCCAGAGGTGAAAAGACGTAGTCATCCGACATGACTCGCCATTCTCGTGAACGATCATCTACTTTGACAGAAAAGCGAGCTTCCAGCTCGTCTCTAATTTCGTCGGCAGTCGCAAAATCACGCTTACCCTTTGCCTGATCACGCTCCTCAACCAGGGAAGTCACGATTGccacttcttcgtcggataACTCACCGCCACCACGACGAGCAAAAGGGCGATTCTTATCATTGCTTTTTGATGGTAGCCCAAATTCTCCACCAATTGACCATTCTCGTAAGCGATCGTTGACAGCAACATTGAAGTTGTCCATTAAGTTATCTCGAATGGCGTCGGCAGTCTCAAAGTCACGAGATTTCTTGGCTTCGGACCGCTTTTCCAACTCGGTAATAATCAAGGCCTCATCCGCCGGCGTAACAGGCTGCGAATGTGCAGATATTGTGTATGAGCGATTCATATCGTCGAATCCAGGCTGATCAGGACCAAAATCTCCTCCGACAGACCACTGACGAAGACGGTCTTCAATAAACACATtaaaatcatttttcaattCGTCACGAATGTCGTCAGCCACACGATAGTTACGGGTCTGTTTAGCTCCGGAACGACGGGAAAGCAGATTTTCAATACTTTGCAGCTGCTCCGACGTCAGAACCTTCGCCATCAGAGTATTCCGATTGGGCGTATGGGCGATTGCGGTCGCTGCGCGAGCCTCGTTCACGGCTCGGTTTGCCCCCTTCGTTCGCGTAATCACCAAACATGACACCGTCAGCCCGCCATTCTTTACGAGCGTCGTGGACGTACACACCGTTGGACAAGAGCTGTTCTTGCACTCGATCGGCGTCCTGGAATTGTCGAGACATTTTGTACTGTAGTCGCTCCGCCAAAAGAGCGTGTATCTCGTCTTCAGTGATGGCTGAAGACACGGGACCGGCATCGGACGACGCCGTGTAGTCGTGCCCGAGTGGACCAAAATCCTTGGGCTCACGGGTTCGTCGACCTCCACGATCCCCGCGACCAGAACTCTGTTCTCGGCCACCAGATCGTCGCATCCCCGATCCACTCTCGCTACATCCACTGCGCCACGTTTTTTCACGGTCCCACACGGACACACCATGGATTTTCAACAAGTCGTCACGGATACCGTCCGCTTCTTCAAATTGTCCCGTTTTCCGGGCTTGCAAGCGCGCCGCGATGAGAGAGTTTACGGTTTCCAGATCAACGCTGGAGCTGTCCCTTGACGTATCACGTTCATAGTCATGACTGCCAGCCGCAGAGAAACCATCAGCTCCTCCACGTCGGCCGCGATCACTGTACGCATCTTGTGCGTAGCGACGACCGTCGGTGTAGTCCGCACTAGGATCAAAATCGTTGTAGAAGTCGTCGTATTCATCGCGTTCGGTGGCGAAAAACGAATAGCGTTGATCGCTCCTAGCACTCGGCGCGGTGCCCACTGTTGTGATAGACAAAGGCGTCGGAATCGTGAAAGCTTGGGAATTCCGAGCCACCACGACTACGATCAAGACAGCACATTTCCAGTACATAATTAACAACCGTAATTGGTAACGAAAACGATACACAATAACAGCACTCCGTCGAGAAAAGAATTTGTAGAAGGAAGTCTTTGTCAAGGATCAGAGGAATTGATGAatggactgactgtgatcgtTTGAGAGAAATGGTTCATGGATGGGTAAGATTTGCTTGGTTGTCAATACATTCTCTATCTGAGTGGGTCCCAAATGTCTGCCGTACGTCGTCGTTTCCGACAAATGTCCTTACGCTACCCGAGTCGCCGACTGCTACTCGGCAGCGAAAAGAGTTTCGTGATGGCAGCCTAAAGAATAACACCGTCGACATACGCTGTCACAAcagcttcacagtcagcttgGACATCACGGAAGCAATTGACTTTGAACATGAAACATCGTCATAAAAGGGACGGTAATCACTATTCGAGACTAGGTTAACAAGCCGCTACCAGAGCCAAAAATTGCTATGTCTTGGAAGAACTGGTGGAGACCTTCAATATGTAGACAAGACCCACCCAGCGCCAGTAGTACGTCTTTAGACGGAGAAACGCGGACATTGCGATCATTCGACTGCGAATTGCCAGATCCCGATGCCGATTCACAGCTAGAAGAAAAGGCGGAAAATGCAGCAGTACGCGATTTCGATGTCAAAAGGGCCGAGCTACTAGGAATAAGACGGCGACGCATGTTGCACAGGATGGAACCACAGTCTACTTCCGATACCTTTCCTCACGTTTGCCAAGGGGAATCATGGGACTGCGGTATTGCATGCATTGAGATGGTATACTTGTGGTGCTGTCAAAGCTGTAGAGTTGACGCTTTTCCGCTGTCAGCAGTACGAGACTGGATGGTTCGCTTTGCTTCGACACAATCCATTTGGACC
Coding sequences within:
- a CDS encoding predicted protein → MWKKLFQQWLLVVAITRNMASAFAFQPQHRRRSESHHLRTGSVQQKRPSSFVGSHAPYTSSRTTLKGIVNPDSFFTDDEWHPHDPAFTTPQLLAGVWDQIAHAGTMSKGETNTVIYPQIQDKFTPRYLNLLMGHLDFCKDVCDHFGISTALVPYQKDGKIVGFTVKSFRNSESKEDEYEFGYDPFWDDGTDFDNLYAGVDDDDMAKDPYPAIEVVVPDDDEDIIDITKAWVGKMMTDMGLCPFTAGPEQAGLPMGNVHYEVDRSTGVEEMYAKYWHEVVRVEQNKEKDISTTLLIVPEFMRDNVELFESFSNTLTQPLTALDVEDLLQLVFFHPQWVFRDGNARAGEAQAGNYARRSPWPMINILRTSQVRAAQKGIPTGLVYKQNEKTLSSLGVDQLETMLRLRDWSGIADFKVNRREYDALKIAQDYQRTGKLSEEDMSLASDCTPAANKIDRSQVEQGNLVNVLLQALEKRLGKSEGGVISPLSGPETSATAMAGDVLIEELDRIASRGTTPIANVEEIVLSKTEPIQLEEDQVVRQDTEQEGVPKEVELARKKRTEAARRAMLDDIDEEPSASGREAIGGDPLTDALFGRGGIPDVADDDELKGVDPSSLF
- a CDS encoding predicted protein; translated protein: MYWKCAVLIVVVVARNSQAFTIPTPLSITTVGTAPSARSDQRYSFFATERDEYDDFYNDFDPSADYTDGRRYAQDAYSDRGRRGGADGFSAAGSHDYERDTSRDSSSVDLETVNSLIAARLQARKTGQFEEADGIRDDLLKIHGVSVWDREKTWRSGCSESGSGMRRSGGREQSSGRGDRGGRRTREPKDFGPLGHDYTASSDAGPVSSAITEDEIHALLAERLQYKMSRQFQDADRVQEQLLSNGVYVHDARKEWRADGVMFGDYANEGGKPSRERGSRSDRNRPYAQSEYSDGEAKQTRNYRVADDIRDELKNDFNVFIEDRLRQWSVGGDFGPDQPGFDDMNRSYTISAHSQPVTPADEALIITELEKRSEAKKSRDFETADAIRDNLMDNFNVAVNDRLREWSIGGEFGLPSKSNDKNRPFARRGGGELSDEEVAIVTSLVEERDQAKGKRDFATADEIRDELEARFSVKVDDRSREWRVMSDDYVFSPLAGGDHGFDEDTIVYIQKQLASRLVHKTNRDYEAADEVRDELRDNFSISIDDRTREWSITVDEYSVVVDRPSQRIPVQYKQENGYGALEDSEIEDEVLSSAMDDFFNEGAIADEGESQSSSESVLVTGANLESLTVAELKGKLKEAGLPVSGRKAELVERLSTA
- a CDS encoding predicted protein — translated: MPELKSFLKDGEAEWYVGVNVTYVTGRRAVMHIYNEGGSKVEVIDLTSEEAVEMPHEERQAGAREWRRPRKPRKIMNRDQEPALKEATLRKQQRHREPKLAERDLLGKTAPTVTSLFLLYGGLLATILATASCTSVRRRRTRRRRTMTIGEVRKGDAGFQKWKSVSVM